In Nitrospirota bacterium, the sequence AAATTCCTTTGCATTTTCCCTGCCCTGACCGATACGATTGCCACTATAAGAATACCATGCACCACTCTTTTCAATAATACCCTTCTCTACACCTATATCTACCATCTCACCAATCCTGGAGATTCCTTCATTAAACATTATATCAAATTCTGCGTGTTTAAATGGTGGTGCTACCTTGTTTTTCACAACCTTAACCTTTACCCTGCTCCCAATAACATCCTGCCCATCTTTTATCGAATCAATTCTTCTTATATCAAGTCTGACCGAAGAGTAGAATTTAAGAGCAGTGCCACCTGTGGTTGTCTCTGGACTACCAAATATGACACCAATCTTCATTCTCATCTGGTTTACGAATATCACAGTAGTCTGTGATTTGGAGATTGTGGCTGTAAGTTTTCTCAGCGCCTGTGACATAAGCCTTGCCTGAAGTCCTGGTAGAGAATCCCCCATATCACCTTCGAGTTCTGCCTTTGGCACCAGTGCTGCAACAGAATCTATCACCACAACATCAACTGCCCCACTTCTGACAAGGGCATCCGTTACCTCAAGTGCCTGCTCTCCGGTATCAGGTTGTGATATTAAAAGGTCATCAGTTCTGACACCAAGTTTTCTTGCATAAGATAT encodes:
- the recA gene encoding recombinase RecA, whose protein sequence is MVEKDSRLKALELAVTQIERQFGKGAIMRLGSDEVLSDVPAIPTGSIGLDLALGVGGLPRGRVIEIFGPEASGKTTLALHTIAEAQRAGGIAAFIDAEHALDISYARKLGVRTDDLLISQPDTGEQALEVTDALVRSGAVDVVVIDSVAALVPKAELEGDMGDSLPGLQARLMSQALRKLTATISKSQTTVIFVNQMRMKIGVIFGSPETTTGGTALKFYSSVRLDIRRIDSIKDGQDVIGSRVKVKVVKNKVAPPFKHAEFDIMFNEGISRIGEMVDIGVEKGIIEKSGAWYSYSGNRIGQGRENAKEFLKNNPQVVSEIETKIRSTSAHGTRVDKA